In Anaerobranca gottschalkii DSM 13577, the genomic window CTATTCCTTTCTTGTAAAACTTTAATAAATTGAGCTGAATATTTAGGATGGCCTGTTTTAACTACTTTAAAACTGTCATCAACTTTAAACTCTTTACTTCTTTCTATAAATTTCCCTAAATCATGAAGTAAAGCACCTATATAAATGGCATCCCTCATACATAATAGTCCCCCTTTCAATTTTTTATTTTAATTATACATTATATTATCTTAAACAGCATGTATTGATATGGTACCTATATTTTTTCTTTTATCCAATTTTCAATATTACCTTTTCTTGAACTAAAGTAATTATTATACTTAATCCATATTTTATCTGTACTTTTCTTTAAATCTACAACATTTCTTTCCATTCCACAATGGGCAAAGAAATTCCTTTGATCTATTTCCCCTTCTGATTTTTCTCCGATTATCTTCCACAAAGGTACCCACTGATTATTATCATCAATTTTACTTTTATTTTTAAGCAAGTTATTTATTTCACTACTTAATAATTTATAATTACTCTCCATATTGAAGTTTATATAAACTTCTTCAAATACATTTCTAATTACTTCCATATCAACGCCATCTGCTTTAAAATTGGCAATATTTATTTTTTCAAAAGTATTTTTTAATGAAGTTAAAATACCGCGGTATAAAGCTAATGATAATAAACTCTTTACAAATGCACTTTTATTTAAATTAGGTGAACATTCATATCCTTTATTTTCAATTTCAATAATAATAAATTTCATCAAATCAATAATTTCTTCCTTTATCTCTTCTTCTTTATGACATTCTAGAAAACTATCTATTATATATAATGGAAGATTATTTTTTATAGCTGAATACAAAAAAGAAAACTTCAACAATTTTGTCCTTAAGCTATTCTTATTTTTTCTTAACTCTTTTTTTGTATATATACTATCTTTAATAAATTTTAAATCATTTTGGCAAACATCTTCTTTATTCACAGGTGAATTAAAAAATGCTAAATAATGCTGCTGTTCAACATAAACATTATATTTTGAAACATTGTTCCCAAGAATAGGATCGGTAAAGACAGTATATACTTTTGGTATTTTTTCTTTATTATCCCAGTTATATAATGTGGCAAAAACACTAAAATGCCTTGCTGCTTCTAATAGTGCTGATATATAAAAGTTATATCCACTAGAAATATCTATGTAAAATGATGTTACATCTTTGTGTAAATATCGAGTTACCATATCTGCTAAAATAGTCAAAACTATATCCGAGTAACTCCCTTTTACTTCAATATTATTTAAATATGTACCAAAAGAAGATAATACTAAATAATCATCTTTTTCTTCTTCAAATGGAAACAATTTGATTACATCTTTAGGATTTTTTAAATACTCAGTTGGTTTCTCAAAAACATTTTCTAATTTATTGATTAGTTCCGTATTGTTTGAATATTTTACGTTTGTTTTTAAATTTTTTAGCAACCTTTCATTTAAAACAATACTTACAGGATAAAAAATGACCGCCTCAGAATTTTCTTGTTTCGAATCTTTGAAATAATCTCTTACAACAAACGAACTTAAAGATGATTCTTTTTCAAACTTTTCCCTTTCGCAATCCCCTTCTTCAAAGGATATACAAAAAATTTTTTTTGAATCTTCCATTCTTGCAATTTGATAAATTACATTCATTATTACTCTCACACCTCTTACTAATATCACAAGAAAATATATTACATTACAAATATTCTTATTTTATATTTTACATTATTCTACAAAAATGTTTGATTTTCCTTCTTTTTTAAGACTTTTACTTAAAAACCATATAGCATTATTATCAATTTTTTAAATAATCATACCCCCTCTATAAATACTTAGCCTTCGCCTTTTTTATTCTAGAAACAATTTCCCTTTGAAGTTCTAAGGGTGATAAAACCTTTACTGTTTCTCCTAAAGATAAAATTCGGTGAATAACTTCCATTTCTTCATAAAAATAATAATAGATGGTTAATAAATATCTATTTTCTTCTTTAA contains:
- the csx1 gene encoding CRISPR-associated CARF protein Csx1 yields the protein MNVIYQIARMEDSKKIFCISFEEGDCEREKFEKESSLSSFVVRDYFKDSKQENSEAVIFYPVSIVLNERLLKNLKTNVKYSNNTELINKLENVFEKPTEYLKNPKDVIKLFPFEEEKDDYLVLSSFGTYLNNIEVKGSYSDIVLTILADMVTRYLHKDVTSFYIDISSGYNFYISALLEAARHFSVFATLYNWDNKEKIPKVYTVFTDPILGNNVSKYNVYVEQQHYLAFFNSPVNKEDVCQNDLKFIKDSIYTKKELRKNKNSLRTKLLKFSFLYSAIKNNLPLYIIDSFLECHKEEEIKEEIIDLMKFIIIEIENKGYECSPNLNKSAFVKSLLSLALYRGILTSLKNTFEKINIANFKADGVDMEVIRNVFEEVYINFNMESNYKLLSSEINNLLKNKSKIDDNNQWVPLWKIIGEKSEGEIDQRNFFAHCGMERNVVDLKKSTDKIWIKYNNYFSSRKGNIENWIKEKI